The Nitrospirota bacterium genomic sequence CTGAAGGTATTGAGATTAAACGTTGGTTTATGATACTTAACGAGTATTGACATAGTATGAGGGGGAGCTATTGTATTATTGGATCTTGTTCCGGCTCGAGGAATCACGTTGTTTTTGCGGACAACAACGCCGCAGCATGCCGGCCATGGCGACTGCAGAGATCACAGATGGAAAATTAGCGGGAGACCATACCAATGGCGCACGACATCAAAACGGGGGATCATGTCGCTTGGAACTCTGAGGCAGGCCGAGTACGGGGAACGATCAAGAAAAAAATAACATCCGTCATCACGTTCAAAGGATACACGGTCCACGCCTCGAAAGAAGAGCCTCAGTATTTGATCAAGAGCGATACGACTGAACACCTGG encodes the following:
- a CDS encoding DUF2945 domain-containing protein, giving the protein MAHDIKTGDHVAWNSEAGRVRGTIKKKITSVITFKGYTVHASKEEPQYLIKSDTTEHLAMHKGSALKKIKKASTA